One genomic window of Trichlorobacter lovleyi includes the following:
- a CDS encoding BON domain-containing protein produces MSKSRILNKILLGVGLVTALSACGTGQYQMMRQNQADLDDAVVTAKVKDSLSKDPVLKKYAIDVTTISGEVILRGRVDSLEDVYRAARIVNEIEGVQFLFNDLAEKR; encoded by the coding sequence ATGTCCAAGTCAAGAATACTGAACAAAATCCTGCTAGGTGTCGGCCTGGTTACTGCCTTATCGGCATGCGGAACCGGCCAATACCAAATGATGAGACAGAATCAGGCAGATCTGGATGATGCGGTCGTAACCGCCAAGGTAAAAGACTCGCTATCGAAAGACCCGGTTCTGAAGAAGTATGCGATTGACGTGACCACGATATCGGGAGAGGTCATATTGAGAGGTCGTGTTGACTCACTGGAGGATGTCTACAGAGCGGCAAGAATAGTGAACGAAATTGAAGGGGTTCAATTCCTGTTTAATGATCTTGCCGAGAAGCGGTAA